In one Pseudomonas sp. Bout1 genomic region, the following are encoded:
- a CDS encoding NAD(P)H-dependent oxidoreductase — MKVLIVHAHPEPQSFTAALRDQAVSTLQAQGHEVQASDLYAMNWNPVASASDFTSRENPEYLVYALEQRLGVKSQSIAADIQQELDKLLWADLLILNFPIFWFSAPAMLKGWIDRVLVSGVCYGGKRFYDQGGLAGKKALVTVTLGGREHMFGEGAIHGPLEDMLRPILRGTLAYVGFDVLEPFVAWHVPYISAEARQDFLRSYQQRLEGLADEQPLVFPKLAQFDEALYPLA; from the coding sequence ATGAAGGTGTTGATTGTCCACGCCCATCCCGAGCCGCAGTCGTTCACCGCGGCCTTGCGCGACCAGGCCGTTTCCACCCTGCAAGCGCAGGGGCATGAGGTGCAGGCCAGTGATTTGTACGCGATGAACTGGAACCCGGTGGCCAGCGCCTCGGACTTTACTTCGCGGGAGAATCCCGAGTACCTGGTGTATGCGCTCGAGCAGCGACTGGGGGTGAAAAGCCAGTCTATCGCGGCGGATATCCAGCAGGAGCTGGACAAGCTGCTGTGGGCCGATTTGCTGATTCTCAACTTCCCGATCTTCTGGTTTTCGGCGCCTGCAATGCTCAAGGGCTGGATCGACCGGGTACTGGTGTCGGGCGTGTGTTATGGCGGCAAGCGGTTTTATGATCAGGGCGGGCTCGCCGGCAAGAAAGCGCTCGTCACGGTGACCCTGGGCGGGCGCGAGCATATGTTTGGCGAGGGCGCGATTCATGGGCCATTGGAGGATATGCTGCGGCCGATTCTGCGTGGCACGCTGGCGTATGTCGGGTTTGATGTGCTGGAGCCGTTTGTGGCGTGGCATGTGCCGTATATCAGCGCCGAGGCGCGCCAGGATTTCCTGCGCAGTTACCAGCAGCGGCTGGAAGGGCTGGCGGATGAGCAGCCGTTGGTGTTTCCGAAGTTGGCGCAGTTTGATGAGGCTCTTTATCCACTAGCCTGA
- a CDS encoding 3-deoxy-7-phosphoheptulonate synthase encodes MNSSIAALPVSSLSCANEALTQRLPSSLELKHQLPLSPFLNEQIHAHRQAVRAILKGEDSRLLVIVGPCSIHDPESAMEYARNLKKLAHDVSDQMLLVIRAYVEKPRTTIGWKGLAYDPRLDGSDDMAAGLSLSRELMREMLRLGLPVATELLQPMAAGYFDDLLSWVAIGARTTESQIHREMASGLGMPVGFKNGTDGGVAIACDAMRSAAHPHRHFGVDSQGHPAIIQTSGNPDTHLVLRGGHRGPNYDRQSVAQVHADLAKSKVAPRIMVDCSHANSGKDPLRQPAVFNDVLEQRLQGDTSLIGMMIESHLFEGCQPLGPSMKYGVSITDGCLGWDGTEQLLRSAAERLRAHNPA; translated from the coding sequence ATGAACTCCTCCATCGCCGCTCTGCCCGTTTCCAGCCTGTCCTGCGCCAATGAAGCGCTGACCCAGCGCTTGCCCAGTTCCCTTGAGCTCAAGCACCAACTGCCCCTGAGCCCGTTCCTCAACGAACAGATCCACGCCCATCGCCAAGCCGTGCGCGCCATTCTCAAGGGTGAAGACTCACGCCTGCTGGTGATCGTTGGCCCGTGCTCGATCCACGATCCGGAATCGGCCATGGAATACGCGCGCAATCTGAAAAAACTGGCCCATGACGTCAGTGACCAGATGCTGCTGGTAATCCGCGCCTACGTCGAAAAACCGCGCACCACCATCGGTTGGAAAGGCCTGGCCTACGACCCGCGACTGGATGGCAGCGACGACATGGCCGCCGGCCTGAGCCTGTCCCGGGAACTGATGCGTGAAATGCTGCGCCTGGGCTTGCCGGTCGCCACCGAGCTGCTGCAACCGATGGCTGCCGGCTACTTCGATGACCTGTTGAGCTGGGTCGCCATTGGCGCGCGCACCACCGAATCGCAGATCCACCGCGAAATGGCCAGCGGCCTCGGCATGCCCGTGGGCTTCAAGAACGGCACCGACGGCGGCGTGGCCATCGCCTGTGACGCCATGCGTTCGGCCGCTCACCCGCACCGCCACTTCGGGGTCGACAGCCAGGGGCATCCGGCGATCATCCAGACGTCGGGCAACCCCGATACCCACCTGGTATTGCGCGGCGGCCACCGTGGGCCGAACTACGATCGCCAGAGCGTGGCGCAGGTGCACGCAGACCTGGCCAAGAGCAAGGTCGCGCCACGGATCATGGTCGATTGCAGCCACGCCAACAGCGGCAAAGACCCGCTGCGCCAACCGGCGGTGTTCAACGATGTGCTGGAGCAGCGCTTGCAGGGCGACACGTCGCTGATCGGCATGATGATCGAGAGCCACCTGTTCGAAGGCTGCCAGCCACTCGGCCCGTCGATGAAATACGGCGTGTCGATCACCGACGGCTGCCTGGGCTGGGACGGCACCGAGCAGTTGCTGCGCAGTGCTGCCGAGCGGTTGCGGGCACACAATCCCGCCTGA
- a CDS encoding carbon-nitrogen hydrolase family protein, translated as MTALTIAAAQSISIAGDVPGNITRHLAFMGIAAEHGVQLLVFPELSLTGYEPSLAAGLAIVPGDEVLVPLREMVRELRITVVVGMPIRLALASEVLIGALVLQPQGSMAVYTKQHLHPGEEAAFAAGQGGAALEWGDDRIALAVCADFSHASHPRQAAEAGANIYAAGVLISEGGYAPDTALLQSYAAEHQMVVLMANHGGPTGGWTCAGRSAIWGADGGLIAAASGVGEALVIARRDTAGQWHGEQVAI; from the coding sequence ATGACTGCCTTGACGATTGCTGCTGCCCAATCCATCTCTATCGCGGGTGACGTGCCCGGCAATATCACCCGTCACCTGGCATTCATGGGGATTGCGGCGGAGCACGGTGTGCAGTTGCTGGTGTTTCCGGAGCTTTCCCTGACCGGCTATGAACCGTCACTGGCCGCCGGGCTGGCGATTGTGCCGGGCGATGAGGTGCTGGTGCCGCTGCGGGAGATGGTCCGTGAGCTGCGTATCACCGTCGTGGTAGGCATGCCGATTCGCCTGGCGTTGGCGAGTGAGGTGTTGATCGGCGCGCTGGTGTTGCAGCCGCAGGGCTCGATGGCGGTGTACACCAAGCAGCACCTTCATCCCGGTGAAGAGGCCGCGTTTGCTGCGGGGCAGGGCGGTGCGGCCCTTGAGTGGGGTGATGACCGGATCGCCCTGGCGGTATGTGCAGATTTCTCCCACGCCAGCCATCCACGGCAGGCTGCCGAGGCGGGGGCGAATATCTACGCCGCCGGTGTACTGATCAGCGAAGGCGGCTATGCGCCGGACACTGCCTTGCTCCAGAGCTACGCCGCCGAGCATCAAATGGTGGTGCTGATGGCCAACCACGGCGGCCCGACCGGTGGCTGGACCTGCGCCGGGCGCAGCGCTATCTGGGGTGCTGATGGCGGCTTGATTGCCGCGGCGTCGGGTGTGGGCGAGGCGCTGGTGATTGCACGTCGCGATACGGCTGGCCAGTGGCACGGGGAACAGGTGGCGATTTAG
- a CDS encoding GNAT family N-acetyltransferase produces the protein MAFQLQAATSRHLAFARTLTHQAMGNYYRQYDLCWSDAGFDSAWAGRENWLICRDDQVLGFISLSRDPKALYIRELHILEGFRHQGAGSWILEQMALKARTEGLGLLRLTVFKTNPARRLYQRKGLSIVGEEDCFWRMELECCQ, from the coding sequence ATGGCTTTTCAACTGCAGGCCGCGACCAGCCGTCACTTGGCTTTCGCCCGAACCCTGACCCATCAAGCCATGGGTAACTATTATCGCCAATACGACCTGTGCTGGTCCGATGCCGGGTTTGATTCCGCCTGGGCCGGTCGGGAGAATTGGCTGATCTGTCGCGATGATCAGGTGCTGGGTTTTATCAGCCTCAGTCGAGACCCCAAGGCACTGTATATCCGCGAGTTGCACATCCTTGAAGGGTTTCGCCATCAAGGGGCCGGCAGCTGGATCCTGGAGCAAATGGCGCTGAAGGCGCGCACGGAAGGGTTGGGTCTTCTGCGGTTGACCGTGTTCAAGACCAACCCGGCAAGACGACTCTATCAGCGCAAGGGCTTGAGTATCGTGGGCGAGGAAGATTGCTTCTGGCGGATGGAGCTTGAATGTTGCCAGTGA
- a CDS encoding DNA-binding protein produces the protein MPGIRTAAQAKAWLEHQGKSVQAFAREHGVDPATTYQVLAGRKKGRRGEAHKVAVLLGMKEGIITDDDGTVRQGPELTS, from the coding sequence ATGCCCGGTATTCGCACTGCTGCACAAGCCAAGGCCTGGCTGGAACATCAAGGCAAGTCTGTTCAAGCGTTCGCCCGGGAACACGGCGTGGACCCGGCAACCACTTATCAAGTGCTCGCTGGGCGCAAAAAGGGACGACGTGGAGAAGCCCACAAGGTGGCGGTCCTGTTGGGCATGAAGGAAGGCATCATTACTGATGATGATGGAACCGTTAGGCAAGGTCCTGAGCTCACCTCTTGA
- a CDS encoding helix-turn-helix transcriptional regulator, with product MSGIGSRLRQERERLGLSQKNFGEIGGVEANAQGKYESGGRAPKADYLSRVAERGVDILYVLTGIATPTQLENLSQIEEKVLGNYRAMFKEDQDAIHRLTSTLAEHSALSNGRNRSPTQDS from the coding sequence ATGAGTGGAATCGGTTCCCGGTTAAGGCAAGAACGAGAGCGACTTGGCCTGTCGCAGAAAAATTTCGGTGAAATAGGAGGAGTAGAGGCGAACGCGCAGGGTAAATATGAAAGTGGTGGTCGCGCGCCAAAGGCCGATTACTTGTCACGGGTAGCAGAAAGAGGTGTCGATATCTTGTACGTGTTGACCGGTATTGCGACGCCGACGCAGCTGGAAAACCTCAGCCAGATCGAAGAGAAGGTTCTGGGAAATTACCGTGCAATGTTTAAAGAAGACCAGGATGCGATTCATCGCCTCACCTCCACCCTGGCAGAGCATTCGGCCTTGAGTAATGGAAGAAACAGGTCTCCAACCCAGGATTCCTGA
- the uvrY gene encoding UvrY/SirA/GacA family response regulator transcription factor, with the protein MIRVLVVDDHDLVRTGITRMLADIDGLQVVGQAESGEESLIKARELKPDVVLMDVKMPGIGGLGATTKLLRSHPDIKVVVVTVCEEDPFPTRLLQAGAAGYLTKGAGLAEMVQAIRLVFAGQRYISPQIAQQLAIKSFQPTSDSPFDALSEREIQIALMIVGCQKVQSISDKLCLSPKTVNTYRYRIFEKLSISSDVELTLLAVRHGMVDASA; encoded by the coding sequence TTGATTAGGGTGCTAGTAGTCGATGACCATGATCTCGTTCGTACAGGCATTACACGAATGCTGGCTGACATCGATGGCCTGCAAGTAGTCGGCCAGGCCGAATCAGGGGAGGAATCCCTGATCAAGGCCCGGGAGTTGAAGCCCGATGTGGTTTTGATGGACGTCAAGATGCCCGGGATCGGCGGTCTTGGCGCCACTACCAAGTTGTTGCGCAGCCATCCGGATATCAAAGTCGTGGTAGTGACCGTATGTGAGGAAGATCCGTTTCCTACACGGCTGCTACAAGCGGGCGCTGCAGGCTATCTGACAAAAGGCGCGGGCCTGGCGGAAATGGTCCAGGCCATTCGGCTGGTGTTTGCCGGCCAACGCTACATCAGCCCGCAGATTGCGCAGCAATTGGCGATCAAGTCGTTCCAGCCCACCAGCGACTCGCCGTTCGATGCGCTGTCGGAGCGGGAAATCCAGATCGCCTTGATGATTGTCGGCTGCCAGAAGGTCCAGTCGATCTCCGATAAACTGTGCCTGTCGCCGAAAACCGTGAACACCTACCGTTATCGGATTTTCGAAAAGCTGTCCATCAGCAGTGATGTTGAACTGACCCTGCTGGCGGTACGCCACGGCATGGTAGACGCCAGCGCCTGA
- the uvrC gene encoding excinuclease ABC subunit UvrC — protein MTASEITVPFDPSAFLATCSGRPGVYRMFDSEARLLYVGKAKNLKSRLASYFRKSGLAPKTAALVVRIAQVETTITANETEALLLEQTLIKEWRPPYNILLRDDKSYPYVFLSDGDFPRLSIHRGAKKQKGKYFGPYPSAGAIRESLSLLQKAFFVRQCEDSFYKNRNRPCLQYQIKRCKAPCVGLVEPAEYAEDVRHSVMFLEGRSNALADELSGAMEHAASTLDFERAAELRDQISLLRRVQDQQSMEGGTGDVDVIAAFVNPGGACVHLISVRGGRVLGSKNFFPQTGIEEEVAEVMAAFLGQYYVSSPERDLPSELIVNVVHEDFPALIEAIHTLRGRELDISHRVRGTRARWQQLAVTNAEQALGARLANRQHVAARFDALAEVLNLDEPPQRLECYDISHSSGEATVASCVVFGPEGPIKSDYRRYNIEGVTPGDDYAAMHQALTRRFSKLKDGEGKLPDILLVDGGKGQLSMARDVLNELAVPDLILLGVAKGATRKAGFETLYLNDAAHEFTLKGDSPALHLIQQIRDEAHRFAITGHRARRGKTRRTSTLEGVAGVGPTRRRDLLKHFGGLQELSRASIEEIAKAPGISKKLAELIYANLHSE, from the coding sequence ATGACAGCCTCTGAAATAACAGTCCCGTTCGATCCGAGTGCGTTTCTTGCAACCTGCAGCGGCCGTCCCGGCGTGTATCGCATGTTCGACAGCGAAGCGCGCCTGCTCTACGTTGGTAAAGCCAAGAACCTGAAAAGCCGCCTGGCGAGTTACTTTCGCAAGTCTGGCCTGGCGCCGAAAACCGCCGCGCTGGTGGTGCGTATCGCCCAGGTGGAAACCACCATCACCGCCAATGAAACCGAGGCGCTGCTGCTTGAGCAGACGCTGATCAAGGAATGGCGGCCGCCCTACAACATCCTGCTGCGTGACGATAAGTCCTACCCGTACGTGTTTCTCTCGGACGGCGACTTCCCGCGCCTGAGCATCCATCGGGGTGCCAAGAAGCAAAAGGGCAAGTATTTCGGGCCTTACCCCAGCGCTGGTGCGATCCGCGAGAGCCTGAGCCTGCTGCAAAAGGCGTTTTTCGTTCGCCAATGCGAAGACAGCTTCTACAAGAACCGCAACCGCCCGTGCCTGCAATACCAGATCAAGCGCTGCAAGGCGCCGTGCGTGGGCCTGGTTGAGCCTGCGGAATACGCCGAAGACGTGCGCCACTCGGTGATGTTCCTCGAAGGCCGCAGCAATGCCCTGGCCGATGAGTTGTCCGGCGCCATGGAACACGCGGCCAGCACCCTGGACTTTGAGCGTGCTGCCGAGCTGCGCGACCAGATCTCCCTGCTGCGCCGTGTCCAGGACCAGCAAAGCATGGAAGGCGGCACCGGCGACGTCGACGTCATCGCCGCCTTCGTCAACCCGGGCGGCGCCTGTGTGCACCTGATCAGCGTGCGCGGCGGCCGGGTGCTGGGCAGCAAGAACTTCTTCCCCCAGACCGGCATAGAAGAGGAGGTCGCCGAAGTCATGGCGGCGTTCCTTGGCCAGTATTACGTCAGCAGCCCCGAGCGCGACCTGCCGAGCGAACTGATCGTCAACGTGGTGCACGAAGACTTCCCGGCATTGATCGAAGCGATTCACACACTGCGCGGCCGCGAACTGGACATCAGCCATCGCGTGCGTGGCACCCGTGCCCGCTGGCAGCAACTGGCCGTGACCAACGCCGAACAAGCCCTGGGCGCACGCTTGGCCAACCGCCAGCACGTCGCTGCGCGGTTTGACGCCTTGGCCGAAGTGCTCAACCTCGACGAACCGCCCCAGCGCCTGGAGTGCTACGACATAAGCCACTCCAGCGGCGAGGCTACGGTGGCTTCCTGCGTGGTGTTCGGGCCGGAAGGGCCGATCAAGTCCGATTACCGGCGCTACAACATCGAAGGGGTCACCCCGGGCGATGACTACGCCGCCATGCACCAGGCCCTGACCCGGCGCTTCAGCAAACTGAAGGACGGCGAGGGCAAGCTGCCGGATATCCTGCTGGTGGACGGCGGCAAGGGCCAGCTGTCCATGGCGCGCGACGTGCTCAACGAACTGGCCGTGCCCGACCTGATCCTGCTTGGCGTGGCCAAGGGTGCCACCCGCAAGGCCGGTTTTGAAACCTTGTACTTGAATGATGCAGCCCATGAGTTCACCTTGAAGGGCGACTCCCCGGCGCTGCACCTTATCCAGCAGATCCGCGACGAAGCCCACCGTTTTGCCATCACCGGCCACCGCGCCCGACGTGGCAAAACCCGGCGCACTTCAACCCTGGAAGGGGTGGCGGGGGTCGGGCCGACGCGGCGGCGAGACTTGTTAAAACATTTTGGTGGCTTGCAGGAGC